cATTAATCAAAATGTAGCATATAAATCGGAACACATGTACCTTTTCACATTTTAAGTCAATACTCCTTTCTACATGCCCCGTGGAGATctaggttagaataggtcctcaataccctttgcttttcgtaagaggtgactaaatggggcggtccttcggatgagaccgcaaaaaccgaagcaCCGTGTTACTAACATCCCAAATGCTCCGTTGGACGCGGTGATAAAGACATGAGTTTCAATTACAAAGCAAGcatggcacgataaaaatccatccctgctcaaaggccataatcgccgagcataggcctaaattttgcatcccttcaccggcaatggtgacgccttcatatgagtgaaaacttctcgagtgggacgttaaggaagttagctcctgggCTTTttagcacaactgcgcaggatgctacaactaagtatttactggtttaATACTGACCcaattggtgcaaacatatcacccatctattgctgaaccctatgcAGTTGAAAAATtctgtgtcaattcaaattttgaaagggtttgataaggactatattttgtagcggaaggattcattaatcaaaaagttcaaaATCTGCATGATATAAGTTTCTGTTTCATTCAATGTATCATCTATTTTTATtctcctatacgtgtatttcagttttataatttatgatacatgtagttgagacttggaactagttcaaatgttgtaatttattaacttggttgatatatttttccacaCAGAACACCGACTCttcaaaacattttaattaatttactcgaaattttgtataacaattcagtattttcgccaataattcaaaaatttgatctccaaccctcacatttttaaaatcgaTTTTAAATTGTAATAAGAAATTAACATtgctcctaatatgtccttaattttaatataatgtagtttttcgtatacatgtatcaagtgCTAAAAGGTCATCAtatatttccattactagtgttaatttttttttattatctgtaatgttagaagacatgattatgacTGTATCTATTCTATGTAtagattgatttgtgttgcttatattgTGTTAACACCAACAGacaatcaagtttaattgaataaatcttaagtgcaaaaaggtcatgtttagaacactgtagctcaataacaagcgttgcgaccccagtttttctttttaatttcctaattctccttcaatgtagaaatgaaaaatatacttcccaaaaaattgacattattcCAAATCttaggtgcgaacctctttaaacaatatacaaccaaccaaactGTTCACATcattacagtgtacatgtatgtacatttagcTAATGTCAAAGTTCACATcattacagtgtacatgtatgtacatttagcggatgtcaaagttcaggtcgCACGGAGGACGGTTTACCTGATAATGGCCCGTGTTTTGCCTCTGTCTGAACTCTTATTAACTCTTCACTCTAGAATCTAGAAAACAGGGATTATATATTATTGTGGGTATTTGACTTCGGGCATAAAGTGTttaatcttatttcatttaaatagcTTAAGGACTAATCTaatttttcaataatgaaaACTAACTATATATTGAATCCAAAGTTATGAAAAATCCCagatgtatttaaaactttaatcaaacTCCAAACAGTGTGCATGTGAAAACGCATTCCTATTCCGTGTCTCGTGATGGATTGTAAATCACGAAGTGTGTCTGAACCGTTCATACACAGACATCAGGTTTACAGAAGATTCTACCAGAATCAGCATGACGTACCTTACTGGGTAAGATGaggatttttttcttaaatttcacaatttggtCCACAATTTAACGACCAATGAATGGAAAGGTACTAGCAATATGTGACATATAATATAATTTACCATTTGTTAAAGTGGTGACATTCGATCCCCAAAAAAGCAGAGGGTCGATTGTGATTGAGCAACAATTATTCCTGTATCGGACATCAAATTCGAATGTTTATTTCTCTTTTTCATCATTACTTGATACTTGGGTCACTttgttttaagtttgttcattaaaatgtaactaACTACATGCATACCATTTATTGGAAGATATAGGACTGGGCCCACATCAGCCATATCTGTTTATGAATTTTCAGCATTCTTTGAATtatctaaaattaaatcattttcaCCTTGAGATACTGtgagaagaaattgaaattatCTCTTCCAGAATTATTCCTATATTTAAACATGATCACGTAACAAGGTTGGtgacattttaacattttccttaaaaatataaacttttcgaGGAGAAATCGGGGTGCtgtaagctttgaccaaatatctaacatatatTGTATCTTTATCTGATTGTGGTAGGCATATACTGAAGCCAAACACATTTATATTCCGCAATTTTGAATGTTGAGTTTTAGCGAATTGAAAGAGTATGACTGGAAATACGCGTATTTGTGACGTTGTGCACAATAAATTCCAGATTCCTGActaaaattacattttaatttggtatgaaaattCACCTACTCTTAACAACtaattaataaaaataactTCTGTTTATTATGTAGTTCTAGATTAAGATCAAAAGTAAAGCCGCTTTAGTCTGTTACTGACCCTTGTTCTTTAATTAGATTCTCGAAGTTTGACATTTTCTGTTTTAATCGGGTACTTTGAAGTATCCTGCTTCACGGATTAACAAGCGGCCCAATACCCGCAACAAGCAAGAAAAAATGTAATCAACAATTCACAACCATCCCAAGATTTAACCTGTAGATGAGATGCAAATAATGACAATTCTATTAATTTGATCAGCTTTACGATAGAATATACAAACATGCACCACACCCGACCCCTTGGGACATCGTATATCGAAAAGATCCACGTCGCTGACGGGGTCGGTATTTATTGCCCCCTTTTGTTGTGGCTCTGATTAATTACACTGTTTCTCTCCAGTCTGTTTACCTACGGTGCGATAATCCGACCAGCCACGTTGTTATACAGACCCAATACTTCTACGCTAAGTAAACTATTAGTGGTTCATTATCAGTGGGATTTTAACTACTTCCCTATGCCTCTCGGCCAAAGAGGTCTTGTCAAATACACCATGCCTTGATAAAAAGATTTAGCTAATCTCATTAGTGTACAGCTCCGAAAAAATCTGCTctgatatcattaatcattCCTGTCGATTCGACCATCATTCTATGCgaaaatatataatgtattccCTCTTATTAACGATTAAGTAATTAAATACagaaaattcaaagtaattctatatttgatattgatttcaatatttataggttatagactttgtatggggaAAATATGatgaccgagttttttggcacGTAGAcagaccgagcttgcgaggtccgtccgcaacaaaaaacacccaaaaaaaaaaccgaggtcgtcatattttcccatacaaagcctataacctttttattatgctttcaatttcatttagaaactaacaataattttatttttaacaatttctttattggttcaactgagtaaaagatgaaaaacacgaacaatttgaaaattaacggcgtagtaaTTTGATTGTTaatgattgtgacgtaatgtttgcgggccggactGTTTCCAGTacgcccgcaaacttttaaagaaaaaagaagagatggaattgaaagtatataataagtgTATATATTTTCGTAGCTTGTAGTGCAGTATATTGCCTTACTTATAGACAGATTTAGCTTATTTGGCTTGAAAATCCGAAAATTCAGCTACTTTGCTCCAaatctttcaattttttttaaatatcagtgGTGTAGATGAATGTTTGCTGTTATTGAGCAACTTTGATGCATGGAATACTAGCACCAAACTGAAGATTTTGAGGGATGTCAGGGAAGCAGGGATCATTCAGATGTTGCCACCAAGCAAACTACTAATGACcataatgataaatatatttttaacaatCAAAGGATCCGAACATTAATACGCGAAATTAATTACAAAGAAGACAAATACTGAAGTCCATAGTTTCTAACGCAATTATTTGCAATCAATcgacattttaaaatgaatacatgCATTATATACGAAATTACCAAGGGCAGCATGATTTCATTGATGTGTTTAGATCGTTAGGACAGATTGATACTGAATCATAGAGACTATGAATAAATGATTTCAAGTGATCCTGCATTCCCCACAGGAATGACGTAAATTAAAAATCAGAGGTTACATTTACGTAAAGGAAGACTAATTAAACTGTTGTTTGAAGTATGTCGTGCTGTAATCACGCAAAGGAATTCCCATAGGACACTTAAGCTGACAAAGCATCCTACACGAGATGACAAGTGTTAAACAAATCATTGCAAATTAAAACACTGACAATTAATCTCTCGGATCATTTGTAAAACGAGACCACACTGAGCCGGTCAGGAACGACTTCAGATTTTGGAATACTAATTTCTAAATGAAGCTGTATATTTTTATCACGATTTTCAATATTCTATCGTTATCGCAATTCCTGGGTCTTAGTGTCACTGTTCCACACTTTGCGACCCTGCAAGACCAAAAAAACCTTCAAGATCAAATGTTGAATGGATACAGAAAGACATTAAGGCCAATATTGGACCAAGATCGACCAGTGATTGTCAATATTTCATTTACGTTTAATAACATTCACAATTATGACGAAGTCAGTGGTCTGTTCGCTTTCACTGGCAGGCTTTATTTATCCTGGAAAGATGAGTCCATCGGTTGGGATCCAAAGGATTATGGGAATGCAACGGCCACTAGACTTCCGGTGGATGAAATGTGGATCCCAAACATTGGTGTACAAAATCCAGCAGAAAGCGAGGAATTTATGGAGATTGAGGTAGCAGGATTTACTGTAGAGGTCACGAATAAAGGATTTGTGCAAATGGGtaattcagggatgatcaaaaTCATGTGCGAACCTGATGTGACGTATTATCCATTCGATATGCATCATTGTGCGTTAACTTTAAATGTTCTCAATTTTAAAGATCACGAAGTCCAGCTCAAACTCACTAAACCAGCTAAAGGCGGCTACGCATTCAAACAAAATGGACAATGGAATATATCCATTCTACAAACCTATGTGACTGACCTAGAAATGGTTATTCAGCTAACGTTAATGAGACGATCGTCCTTTCTCGTAGTAAACATATTTCTACCGGTCATTTTCCTATTGTCGATAAACGTGGCCGTTTTTCTTCTTCCGGTAGAATCGGGCGAGAGGATATCCTTCTCCATCACCAGTTTCTTGTCTTTTGCGGTTTTCATTACTATCCTTACGGAGAAA
This genomic window from Ostrea edulis chromosome 4, xbOstEdul1.1, whole genome shotgun sequence contains:
- the LOC125669084 gene encoding acetylcholine receptor subunit beta-like — translated: MKLYIFITIFNILSLSQFLGLSVTVPHFATLQDQKNLQDQMLNGYRKTLRPILDQDRPVIVNISFTFNNIHNYDEVSGLFAFTGRLYLSWKDESIGWDPKDYGNATATRLPVDEMWIPNIGVQNPAESEEFMEIEVAGFTVEVTNKGFVQMGNSGMIKIMCEPDVTYYPFDMHHCALTLNVLNFKDHEVQLKLTKPAKGGYAFKQNGQWNISILQTYVTDLEMVIQLTLMRRSSFLVVNIFLPVIFLLSINVAVFLLPVESGERISFSITSFLSFAVFITILTEKVPHQSNPLSIISAIFAFQLANSTVILICNVLVVNIYHKSTEIGSTCVISFVKFMGRKSRRKMVSPVISIKVNPKDGCRKSFDDAADEKVTWKEVASAFDKFFLFTFLCSTLVPVLVFILYVMYHT